In Halorussus limi, a genomic segment contains:
- the lwrS gene encoding LWR-salt protein, producing the protein MDARYVFAVRFRLDPAVGGVSVEPNEFETRLARDADPPGEEGWLFFRDNLWRGEINDERHFRRLTEEALDVTVLSVEYRALETDEEYLEALKDEIRADLETFNDDSVSAVLNKYLGSSVEVQSG; encoded by the coding sequence ATGGACGCCCGCTACGTCTTCGCGGTGCGGTTCCGCCTCGACCCCGCGGTCGGGGGCGTCTCGGTCGAACCGAACGAGTTCGAGACCCGACTCGCCCGCGACGCCGACCCGCCGGGCGAGGAAGGGTGGCTGTTCTTCCGTGACAACCTCTGGCGCGGGGAGATAAACGACGAGCGCCACTTCCGGCGACTGACCGAGGAGGCGCTGGACGTGACCGTGCTGTCGGTCGAGTACCGCGCGCTGGAGACCGACGAGGAGTATCTGGAAGCGCTGAAGGACGAGATTCGGGCGGATTTAGAGACGTTCAACGACGACTCGGTGTCGGCGGTGTTGAACAAGTACCTCGGCAGTTCCGTCGAGGTGCAGTCGGGATAG
- a CDS encoding molybdopterin biosynthesis protein yields the protein MTDRKEFRDLADPDDARDAIASLDLAPEPEAVPLAEARGRVLAERIDAGLDVPGFDRASMDGYAVRARDTFGADETDPASLDLVGTVHAGEEPDVEVSEGRAVEISTGAVMPPGADSVVMVERTEESEDGDSVLVRAAVAPGDNVMLAGADVAAGESALGPGTRLTAREIGLLSALGVDSVPVRGTPTVGIVSTGDELVRPGEAVDSAAGQIYDVNSYTIAAAVEEAGGEPKLYPHAGDDYDEMEEILRSAADECDLVLSSGSTSASAVDVIYRVIEERGELLLHGVAVKPGKPMLVGRVGDSAYVGLPGYPVSALTIFRTFVAPAIRRAAGVPEPATATVEARMATEERYGEGRMRMMPVGLTETGEAQSASNASSAERDSASGDLLAYVVDKGSGATTSLVEADGVVEVPADTAYVAEGETVEVQLFSPDVRPPTVLGVGEDDPALARLLDTLERPRYLSVGSREGLRRLRDGVPDFAVTSADDRGVDATELGAYSREWGLVVPAGNPEEIAGLADLVDRDLRFVNRGSDSGLRTNLGNAFAALADERGTTRHDLVESIDGFELAAKAHESPARKVAAGRADAGLGLRATAEKLGLGFVPVGTETVRVLANPDRAEKSGVRELDAALGERLDAVLADLPGFDR from the coding sequence ATGACCGACCGAAAGGAGTTCAGGGACCTCGCGGACCCCGACGACGCCAGAGACGCCATCGCATCGCTCGACCTCGCGCCCGAACCGGAAGCGGTCCCGCTCGCCGAGGCCCGCGGCCGCGTCCTCGCCGAGCGCATCGACGCTGGCCTCGACGTGCCGGGGTTCGACCGCGCGAGCATGGACGGCTACGCGGTGCGCGCCCGCGACACCTTCGGCGCGGACGAGACCGACCCCGCGAGCCTCGACCTCGTAGGAACCGTCCACGCGGGCGAGGAACCCGACGTGGAAGTGAGCGAGGGCCGAGCCGTCGAAATCTCGACCGGCGCGGTGATGCCGCCGGGCGCGGACAGCGTGGTGATGGTCGAGCGCACCGAGGAGTCGGAAGATGGCGACTCGGTTCTCGTCCGGGCCGCCGTCGCGCCCGGAGACAACGTGATGCTCGCGGGCGCGGACGTGGCCGCCGGCGAGAGCGCGCTCGGCCCCGGAACTCGACTCACGGCCCGCGAAATCGGCCTGTTGTCGGCGCTCGGCGTCGACTCCGTGCCGGTCCGGGGGACGCCGACGGTCGGTATCGTCTCGACCGGCGACGAGTTGGTCCGGCCCGGCGAAGCGGTCGATAGCGCGGCGGGCCAGATTTACGACGTCAACAGCTACACCATCGCGGCCGCAGTGGAGGAGGCGGGCGGCGAGCCGAAACTCTACCCGCACGCCGGCGACGACTACGACGAGATGGAGGAGATTCTGCGGTCGGCCGCCGACGAGTGCGACCTCGTCCTCTCGTCGGGGTCTACGAGCGCGAGCGCGGTGGACGTCATCTATCGGGTCATCGAGGAGCGGGGCGAACTGCTCCTCCACGGCGTCGCGGTCAAGCCCGGAAAACCGATGCTGGTCGGGCGAGTGGGCGACTCCGCCTACGTCGGCCTGCCGGGCTATCCCGTCTCGGCGCTGACCATCTTCCGGACGTTCGTCGCGCCCGCGATTCGGCGGGCCGCCGGGGTTCCGGAACCCGCGACGGCGACCGTCGAGGCCCGGATGGCGACCGAGGAGCGCTACGGCGAGGGGCGGATGCGGATGATGCCGGTGGGGCTGACCGAGACTGGCGAGGCGCAAAGCGCTTCGAACGCGAGTAGCGCGGAGCGAGACTCCGCGAGCGGCGACCTGCTGGCCTACGTCGTGGACAAGGGCAGCGGCGCGACGACGAGCCTCGTGGAGGCCGACGGCGTGGTCGAGGTTCCGGCCGACACCGCCTACGTCGCCGAGGGCGAGACCGTCGAGGTGCAACTGTTCTCGCCCGACGTTCGCCCGCCGACGGTGCTGGGCGTCGGCGAGGACGACCCCGCGCTCGCCCGCCTGCTCGATACGCTGGAGCGCCCGCGCTACCTCTCGGTCGGGTCGCGCGAGGGCCTACGCCGACTCCGGGACGGCGTGCCGGACTTCGCGGTCACGTCGGCCGACGACCGGGGCGTCGACGCGACCGAACTCGGCGCGTACTCCCGCGAGTGGGGACTGGTCGTGCCCGCCGGGAACCCCGAGGAAATCGCGGGACTCGCGGACCTCGTGGACCGCGACCTCCGATTCGTCAACCGGGGGTCGGACTCGGGCCTGCGGACCAATCTCGGTAACGCGTTCGCGGCCCTCGCCGACGAGCGCGGGACGACGCGCCACGACCTCGTGGAGTCCATCGACGGCTTCGAGTTGGCCGCCAAGGCCCACGAGAGTCCCGCCAGAAAAGTCGCCGCCGGGCGGGCCGACGCCGGACTCGGCTTGCGCGCCACCGCCGAGAAGTTGGGACTGGGTTTCGTTCCGGTCGGCACCGAGACGGTCCGGGTGCTGGCGAACCCCGACCGCGCGGAGAAGTCCGGCGTCCGAGAACTCGACGCCGCGCTGGGCGAGCGACTGGACGCCGTCCTCGCGGACCTGCCGGGGTTCGACCGGTAA
- the hemA gene encoding glutamyl-tRNA reductase: MSAATGVVSGIRISHDRASLDDVEAACHADESAVLRRLVDVPGVQEAFALQTCNRFEAYVVTGAAATGRAVLADFAPDVGDHSVVEMGHGESLRHLMRVAAGLESLVLGEDQILGQVRDAYESAREAGAVGPMLDDAVTKAIHVGERARTETAINDGAVSVGSAAVKLLDERTVLDGATALVVGAGEMGTIAAHALADAPVETLYVANRSLDSATELTETVAHDEALAVALDGLPSALDAADVVVTATGSEGHVLGADDLRETGETVVVDIAQPRDVSPAADAVDGVTVYGMAALESVTDETERRRRTAAESVEAMIDREFEHLLESYKRKRADEVISAMYESAERVKEQELSEALSKLDAHGDLSDDQRDVVASMADALVSQLLAPPTKSLRDAAADDDWGTINTALQLFDPDFGERGDSEGSNGRAPPEFVREQFGGEIPDEAAEQMPEDVREIIADDD; encoded by the coding sequence GCGACCGGCGTCGTCTCCGGGATTCGAATCAGCCACGACCGCGCGAGTCTGGACGACGTGGAGGCGGCCTGTCACGCCGACGAGTCCGCGGTCCTCCGCCGACTCGTGGACGTGCCGGGCGTCCAAGAGGCGTTCGCGCTTCAGACGTGCAATCGCTTCGAGGCCTACGTCGTGACCGGCGCGGCCGCGACCGGCCGGGCCGTGCTGGCGGACTTCGCGCCCGACGTGGGCGACCACTCGGTCGTGGAGATGGGCCACGGCGAGAGCCTCCGCCACCTCATGCGGGTCGCGGCCGGACTCGAATCGCTCGTCCTCGGCGAGGACCAGATTCTCGGACAGGTCCGTGACGCCTACGAGTCGGCCCGCGAGGCCGGCGCGGTCGGCCCGATGCTCGACGACGCGGTGACCAAGGCCATCCACGTGGGCGAGCGCGCCCGAACCGAGACCGCCATCAACGACGGCGCGGTGTCGGTCGGGAGCGCGGCGGTGAAACTGCTGGACGAGCGGACCGTCCTCGACGGCGCGACGGCGCTGGTCGTCGGCGCGGGCGAGATGGGCACCATCGCGGCCCACGCGCTCGCCGACGCCCCCGTCGAGACGCTGTACGTCGCGAACCGGTCGCTCGACAGCGCGACCGAACTCACGGAGACGGTGGCCCACGACGAGGCGCTGGCGGTCGCGCTCGACGGACTCCCCTCCGCGCTCGACGCGGCCGACGTGGTCGTCACGGCGACCGGGAGCGAGGGTCACGTCCTCGGCGCCGACGACCTCCGGGAGACCGGCGAGACCGTCGTCGTGGACATCGCCCAACCGCGGGACGTCTCGCCCGCCGCGGACGCGGTCGACGGCGTAACCGTCTACGGCATGGCGGCGCTGGAGTCGGTGACCGACGAGACCGAGCGCCGTCGCCGGACGGCCGCCGAGTCGGTCGAGGCGATGATAGACCGGGAGTTCGAACACCTGCTGGAGAGCTACAAGCGCAAGCGCGCCGACGAGGTCATCTCGGCGATGTACGAGAGCGCCGAGCGCGTCAAGGAGCAGGAACTCTCGGAGGCCCTCTCGAAACTCGACGCCCACGGCGACCTCTCGGACGACCAGCGGGACGTCGTCGCCTCGATGGCCGACGCGCTGGTCTCGCAACTCCTCGCGCCGCCGACGAAGAGCCTGCGCGACGCCGCCGCGGACGACGACTGGGGAACCATCAACACGGCGCTCCAGTTGTTCGACCCCGACTTCGGCGAGCGAGGCGACTCGGAGGGATCGAACGGCCGAGCGCCCCCGGAGTTCGTCCGCGAGCAGTTCGGCGGCGAGATTCCCGACGAGGCGGCCGAACAGATGCCCGAGGACGTGCGAGAGATAATCGCCGACGACGACTGA
- a CDS encoding molybdopterin molybdotransferase MoeA: MSEEQPDRKQSGFKDKTRVGEARERLLDAIAPHDRTETVPLRAADGRALAEEVVAERNVPHYPRAAMDGYAVRAADTFGASDRSPEVLRSAEEMGPESAVRVHTGSELPEGADSVVMIEQVDEFGDDVEVFDAVAEGENVAPVGEDVESGQHLYDPGHRLRPSDLGLLKSVGVDTVEVRERPTVGVIPTGEELVQSDPDPGEVVETNGLTVSHYVERWGGRATYRDVVTDDRDALRAAVQRDLTKDVVVTTGGSSVGERDLLPEVVADLGEILFHGVALKPGHPVAVGIVEETPVIMLPGYPVACIVNAVQFLRPALKAVGGLPDEGFPTTDARLDRKIRSEPGVRTFARVQLETDADGEREAKRASEDASSDEPRAKVATPTRASGSGVLSSVALADGWVEVPEGREGIPEGETVAVQDWEWSA; this comes from the coding sequence ATGAGCGAAGAACAACCGGACCGGAAGCAGTCCGGGTTCAAGGACAAGACCCGCGTCGGCGAGGCCCGCGAGCGCCTCCTCGACGCGATTGCGCCCCACGACCGGACCGAGACGGTCCCGCTGCGGGCCGCGGACGGTCGGGCGCTCGCCGAGGAGGTCGTCGCAGAGCGCAACGTCCCTCACTACCCCAGAGCCGCGATGGACGGCTACGCGGTCCGCGCCGCCGACACCTTCGGCGCGAGCGACCGGTCGCCCGAGGTGCTTCGGAGCGCCGAGGAGATGGGTCCCGAGAGCGCGGTCCGCGTCCACACCGGGAGCGAACTCCCCGAGGGCGCGGACAGCGTGGTGATGATAGAGCAGGTAGACGAGTTCGGTGACGACGTGGAGGTCTTCGACGCCGTGGCCGAGGGCGAGAACGTCGCGCCGGTCGGCGAAGACGTAGAGTCCGGCCAGCACCTCTACGACCCCGGCCACCGCCTTCGGCCCTCGGACCTCGGCCTGCTCAAGTCCGTGGGCGTCGATACCGTCGAAGTCCGCGAGCGCCCGACGGTCGGGGTGATTCCCACGGGCGAGGAACTGGTCCAGTCCGACCCCGACCCCGGCGAAGTCGTCGAGACGAACGGACTGACGGTCTCTCACTACGTCGAGCGGTGGGGCGGCCGAGCGACCTACCGCGACGTGGTGACCGACGACCGCGACGCGCTCCGGGCGGCCGTCCAGCGCGACCTGACGAAGGACGTGGTGGTCACGACCGGCGGGTCCTCCGTCGGGGAACGCGACCTGCTCCCCGAAGTCGTCGCGGACCTCGGCGAGATTCTGTTCCACGGGGTCGCGCTCAAGCCCGGCCACCCCGTCGCGGTAGGTATCGTGGAGGAGACGCCCGTCATCATGTTGCCGGGGTATCCCGTGGCCTGCATCGTCAACGCGGTCCAGTTCCTCCGGCCCGCGCTGAAGGCGGTCGGCGGCCTTCCCGACGAGGGGTTCCCGACCACCGACGCGCGACTCGACCGGAAGATCCGGAGCGAACCGGGCGTCCGGACCTTCGCGCGGGTGCAACTGGAGACGGACGCAGACGGCGAGCGCGAGGCGAAGCGTGCCTCGGAGGACGCGAGCAGTGACGAACCGCGAGCGAAGGTAGCGACGCCGACCAGAGCCTCCGGGTCGGGCGTGCTGTCGAGCGTGGCGCTCGCCGACGGATGGGTCGAGGTACCCGAGGGCCGCGAGGGGATTCCGGAGGGCGAGACCGTCGCGGTGCAGGACTGGGAGTGGTCTGCGTGA
- a CDS encoding HAD family hydrolase gives MVAREYDYWLLDLDGTLIDVDWSYPRSVFDRVGDRLGREFSDREAEILWHGLGGNRNDQLREWGIDPEDFWPVFHDIEDPQRRAEETYLYDDAAFVGELDCPVGLVTHCQPFLADPVLDELGIRDWFDTIICCDEELGWKPDPAPLHHAIEQMGVRENGHEGVSASKASGGSSDLRSDGVYAGDGASDVGAAWNAGLDAIHVERHGHHRREQCVLGDYRVETFDELLATANSK, from the coding sequence ATGGTCGCCCGTGAGTACGATTACTGGCTGCTCGACTTGGACGGCACCCTCATCGACGTGGACTGGTCGTATCCCCGCTCGGTGTTCGACAGGGTCGGCGACCGTCTCGGCCGGGAGTTCTCCGACCGCGAGGCCGAAATCCTCTGGCACGGTCTCGGCGGGAACCGCAACGACCAGTTGCGCGAGTGGGGCATCGACCCCGAGGACTTCTGGCCGGTGTTCCACGACATCGAGGACCCCCAGCGCCGGGCCGAGGAGACCTACCTCTACGACGACGCCGCGTTCGTCGGCGAGTTGGACTGTCCGGTCGGACTCGTCACCCACTGCCAGCCGTTCCTCGCCGACCCCGTGCTTGACGAACTCGGCATCCGCGACTGGTTCGACACGATCATCTGCTGCGACGAGGAACTAGGCTGGAAGCCCGACCCCGCGCCGCTCCACCACGCCATAGAGCAGATGGGGGTCCGCGAGAACGGACACGAGGGGGTCTCCGCGAGCAAGGCGAGCGGAGGCTCGTCGGACCTCCGGTCCGACGGTGTCTACGCGGGCGACGGCGCGAGCGACGTGGGCGCGGCGTGGAACGCGGGCCTCGACGCCATCCACGTCGAGCGCCACGGCCACCACCGCCGCGAGCAGTGCGTCCTCGGCGACTACCGCGTCGAAACGTTCGACGAACTGCTCGCGACGGCGAACTCGAAGTGA
- a CDS encoding Hsp20/alpha crystallin family protein has product MSALREAMRELPDAVFADLLESDDAYLLVIDLPGANEETVDVGVTDGRLEIEARREKDVPMEFSYLREDRSLFLDADLPLPPDATGADAEATIDRGVLEIRLPKREATPERSIPIESR; this is encoded by the coding sequence ATGTCAGCGCTTCGTGAGGCCATGCGGGAGTTGCCGGACGCGGTGTTCGCCGACCTGCTGGAGAGCGACGACGCCTACCTGCTGGTCATCGACCTGCCGGGGGCCAACGAGGAGACGGTGGACGTAGGCGTCACCGACGGGCGACTCGAAATCGAGGCGCGCCGCGAGAAGGACGTACCGATGGAGTTCTCGTACCTCCGAGAGGACCGCTCGCTGTTCCTCGACGCCGACCTGCCCCTCCCGCCGGACGCCACCGGCGCGGACGCGGAGGCGACCATCGACCGCGGCGTGCTGGAGATTCGCCTGCCGAAGCGCGAGGCGACTCCGGAACGGAGCATTCCCATCGAGAGTCGGTGA
- a CDS encoding 4a-hydroxytetrahydrobiopterin dehydratase, with amino-acid sequence MADLLSDDEIESGLPDEWERVDDEIVRVYEFDDYLEGVAFASEVGELAEEEFHHPTIEIRYDEVEVRFTSHEAGGITEDDLNMAELTDDLR; translated from the coding sequence ATGGCAGACCTGCTTTCCGACGACGAGATAGAGTCCGGACTGCCCGACGAGTGGGAGCGCGTGGACGACGAAATCGTCCGCGTGTACGAGTTCGACGACTACCTCGAAGGCGTCGCGTTCGCCAGCGAGGTCGGTGAACTCGCCGAGGAGGAGTTCCACCACCCGACCATCGAGATTCGGTACGACGAGGTCGAGGTCCGGTTCACCAGCCACGAGGCGGGCGGCATCACCGAGGACGACCTGAACATGGCGGAACTGACCGACGACCTGCGCTGA